The following proteins are co-located in the Silene latifolia isolate original U9 population chromosome 1, ASM4854445v1, whole genome shotgun sequence genome:
- the LOC141657357 gene encoding protein FAR1-RELATED SEQUENCE 5-like, which yields MSLCCQVVSVFRPTQRVKQKNNITHLPRPLSPKSAPTTTELQRFELDDQTLTRLIIFFDNQTTMNSALKLILPMQQLCLHLFFCVLETGENTIHNLGLGYTSGGEEWNRMVENGFKPALGLMFVKLEEAIEFYNLYVVACGFIPRKLCSLKEREFQKNVRTFNLYMKQTIVNNCKLNIGATKTFRILAEQSNGYANIGASLTEFKNFKRNIKCYIGDKDADMILDYLKALSESQDGFYYAYQVDEDNCLTKIFWGDAQARMNYSLFGDTITFDPTYGTNKYYMAFTPFTGVDNHKKSVTFAAALVDHENDGSFIWVFKKFLDCMGNKKPQYILTDQDPAIKLGVRFVFKKARHRYCMWHIMKKLTDKVESQICKETDFVERICGVVWDTDLEPIEFEEKWTQVINDFELNDNTWLTYMYGKRHKWIPAYFRDLPLGCLLKTTQRSESQNSYFKRFESIDGTLVEFWLRFQSAMEQKRYNHRFLDTASDSTLPQVSSKTMIEKHASKIYTHTIFYEFQEQVQMAPCSCLC from the exons ATGTCTCTCTGCTGTCAGGTAGTTTCTGTGTTTAGACCAACACAAAGGGTAAAACAGAAGAATAACATTACCCACTTACCCAGGCCTTTGTCTCCGAAGTCTGCTCCTACAACAACTGAG CTTCAACGATTTGAACTTGACGATCAAACGCTTACTCGCTTGATAATATTCTTTGATAATCAAACAACGATGAATTCG GCATTGAAATTAATACTACCAATGCAACAACTTTGTCTACACCTCTTTTTTTGCGTGCTCGAAACAGGAGAAAATACTATCCATAATCTGGGATTGGGATATACCAGTGGCGGTGAGGAGTGGAATAGGATGGTAGAAAATGGTTTCAAACCTGCTTTGGGGTTAATGTTTGTAAAGCTGGAGGAGGCAATAGAGTTTTACAATTTATATGTTGTGGCTTGTGGTTTCATACCAAGAAA ACTCTGCTCACTCAAAGAACGAGAATTCCAGAAAAACGTAAGAACATTTAACCTTTACATGAAGCAgacaattgttaacaattgtaAACTCAACATCGGGGCTACCAAGACATTTAGAATTCTGGCGGAACAATCAAATGGGTATGCAAACATTGGTGCATCTCTCACAGAATTCAAGAACTTCAAAAGAAATATTAAATGCTATATAGGTGACAAGGATGCTGACATGATTCTCGATTATTTAAAGGCGCTTTCTGAATCACAAGATGGCTTTTACTATGCTTATCAAGTTGATGAGGATAATTGTTTGACTAAAATCTTTTGGggagatgcacaagcaagaatGAATTATTCCTTGTTTGGGGACACCATCACCTTTGATCCTACTTACGGTACTAACAAGTACTACATGGCTTTCACCCCATTCACTGGTGTTGACAACCACAAAAAATCAGTGACTTTTGCTGCTGCACTTGTCGATCATGAGAACGATGGGTCATTCATTTGGGTGTTTAAGAAGTTCCTTGATTGTATGGGCAACAAGAAACCTCAGTACATTCTTACTGATCAAGATCCGGCAATTAAACTCGGGGTGCGTTTTGTATTCAAGAAAGCAAGACATCGctactgcatgtggcatataatgaaaaaaCTTACCGATAAAGTTGAGTCACAGATTTGTAAGGAGACTGACTTTGTTGAGCGGATATGTGGAGTTGTTTGGGATACTGACTTGGAACCCATTGagtttgaagaaaaatggactCAAGTGATTAATGACTTTGAGTTGAATGATAATACTTGGTTGACATACATGTATGGCAAAAGGCACAAATGGATACCTGCTTACTTTAGGGATTTGCCTTTAGGCTGCCTTTTGAAAACtacacaaagatcagagagtcAAAACAGTTATTTCAAAAGATTTGAGAGCATAGATGGCACACTTGTAGAATTTTGGTTGCGTTTTCAAAGTGCAATGGAACAAAAACGCTATAATCACAGATTTCTTGATACTGCAAGTGACAGCACATTGCCACAGGTTTCTTCTAAGACAATGATTGAGAAACATGCctctaaaatctacacacatactATTTTCTATGAGTTCCAAGAGCAAGTGCAAATGGCTCCCTGTTCGTGTCTTTGTTAG
- the LOC141610141 gene encoding phosphatidylinositol 4-phosphate 5-kinase 6-like: MNKDLSRIFKFKVRKSHIGTTSASKKRSKSKPKSNSLFGPMSVAHVDDEEADPSPGPSPGPGEVYHAEKKFKNGDFYVGEWVDKLPHGHGKYLWNDGCWYVGDWSNGKTMGKGRFSWPSGATYEGDLKNGYMDGNGTYTASNGDTYRGGWLMNLKHGHGTKSYVNGDVYEGEWDKGLQQGQGTYQWVDGNSYVGDWKDGVKHGNGTLTLNNGNKFEGNWEDGCPKGEGTYSFADGTSYVGFWSMDSNEMNVTPENPDWDPHDLYSVDLDDCKVCPDEEILMFPSEKMMNWPSFGSRMGRKSVEANRGPKHNSRDHEVDGHCNGYVGDNVEGMADLQVNDRSPRNSPILLPRTIKRQGVTICKGHKNYELMLNLQLGIRHSVGRPGPPPKPNLKSSAFNPSEKVWTKFPPEGSKHTPPHPSCEFKWKDYCPLVFRTLRSLFKVDAADYMLSICGNDALRELSSPGKSGSFFYLTHDDKYMIKTMKKSEVKVLLRMLRAYYKHVQNFDDTLVTRFYGLHCVKLTGATQKKVRFVIMGNLFCTEHAIHRRFDLKGSSHGRTTENPESEIDPNTTLKDLDLNYIFRLQRFWFQEFCRQVDRDCDFLEQERIMDYSLLVGLHFRDSCIKPITEANGQTNSELLAPRLSRVDETDRLVFDHTQWASIRLGINMPARAEVTVRKTDCETQLIGEPTGECYEVIIFFGIIDILQDYDISKKLEHAYKSFQYDPTSISAVDPKQYSKRFRDFIFKVFAEDG; this comes from the exons ATGAACAAAGATCTCAGTAGAATTTTCAAGTTTAAGGTAAGAAAATCACATATTGGAACAACATCAGCTTCAAAAAAGAGGTCAAAGTCAAAGCCAAAGTCAAACAGCCTATTTGGCCCAATGTCTGTTGCCCACGTGGACGACGAGGAGGCCGATCCGAGTCCTGGTCCAAGTCCTGGTCCAGGTGAGGTGTACCATGCTGAGAAAAAGTTCAAAAATGGTGACTTCTATGTAGGTGAATGGGTGGACAAGCTCCCCCATGGACATGGCAAGTACTTGTGGAATGATGGTTGTTGGTATGTTGGGGATTGGTCCAATGGTAAGACGATGGGGAAAGGGAGGTTTAGTTGGCCTTCAGGTGCCACCTATGAAGGAGACTTGAAGAATGGTTATATGGATGGCAATGGCACTTACACCGCGTCGAATGGGGATACATATAGAGGGGGTTGGCTCATGAATTTGAAGCATGGACATGGGACTAAAAGCTATGTCAATGGTGATGTTTATGAGGGTGAGTGGGATAAGGGTTTGCAACAAGGTCAAGGGACATATCAATGGGTTGATGGGAATTCTTATGTTGGAGATTGGAAGGATGGTGTAAAACATGGGAATGGTACCTTAACTTTAAACAATGGAAATAAGTTTGAGGGTAATTGGGAGGATGGGTGTCCTAAGGGGGAAGGGACATATAGTTTTGCAGATGGAACTAGTTATGTTGGGTTTTGGAGCATGGATTCTAATGAGATGAATGTTACACCTGAAAACCCGGATTGGGACCCACATGACCTGTATTCTGTTGATTTGGATGATTGTAAGGTATGCCCTGATGAGGAGATTTTGATGTTTCCATCAGAGAAGATGATGAATTGGCCTAGTTTTGGTAGTAGGATGGGGAGGAAGTCGGTTGAAGCTAATCGAGGGCCTAAACATAACTCCAGGGATCATGAGGTTGATGGTCATTGTAATGGCTATGTTGGGGATAATGTGGAAGGTATGGCGGATCTTCAAGTCAATGATAGATCACCAAGGAATTCTCCAATCCTGCTTCCAAGGACCATCAAGAGGCAAGGGGTTACTATTTGTAAGGGGCATAAGAATTATGAATTGATGCTTAACTTGCAGCTAGGAATCAG ACATTCTGTGGGAAGGCCTGGTCCGCCTCCAAAGCCCAATTTAAAATCTTCTGCTTTTAATCCTAGCGAAAAAGTTTGGACAAAATTTCCCCCAGAAGGTTCTAAGCACACTCCTCCTCACCCATCGTGCGAGTTCAAATGGAAGGATTACTGTCCATTGGTTTTCAG GACTCTAAGGAGCTTGTTCAAAGTGGATGCAGCTGATTATATGTTATCGATTTGTGGCAATGATGCCCTGAGGGAACTTTCATCTCCAGGCAAAAGTGGAAGCTTTTTTTACTTAACCCATGATGACAAGTACATGATTAAGACTATGAAAAAGTCTGAAGTAAAA GTTCTTCTGAGGATGCTCCGAGCTTATTATAAACACGTCCAAAACTTTGACGACACTCTAGTCACCCGGTTTTATGGCCTTCATTGCGTCAAGTTGACTGGTGCCACACAGAAGAAA GTGCGATTTGTAATAATGGGAAATCTCTTCTGCACTGAGCATGCCATTCACAGGCGATTTGATCTCAAGGGTTCTTCTCATGGACGTACAACTGAAAATCCCGAGTCAGAGATTGATCCAAATACTACACTTAAAGATCTAGACCTCAATTATATCTTTCGGCTACAAAGATTTTGGTTCCAGGAATTCTGCAG GCAAGTAGATAGAGATTGTGACTTTTTGGAACAAGAGCGAATCATGGACTACAGTCTTTTAGTTGGATTACATTTTCGAGATTCTTGTATAAAACCTATTACAGAAG CAAATGGGCAGACTAACAGTGAATTGCTAGCTCCTCGCCTTTCAAGGGTAGATGAAACGGATAGGCTAGTTTTCGATCATACACA GTGGGCATCAATTAGATTAGGAATAAACATGCCGGCTAGAGCAGAGGTTACAGTAAGAAAAACAGATTGTGAGACTCAATTAATCGGAGAACCAACAGGAGAATGCTATGAAGTTATAATATTTTTTGGAATAATTGACATATTACAAGACTACGATATCAGCAAAAAACTGGAGCATGCCTACAAGTCGTTCCAATACGATCCAACGTCAATTTCAGCTGTGGATCCTAAGCAATACTCGAAACGTTTCAGGGATTTCATCTTCAAGGTATTTGCTGAAGATGGTTAG